A region of Panthera uncia isolate 11264 chromosome D4, Puncia_PCG_1.0, whole genome shotgun sequence DNA encodes the following proteins:
- the LOC125929997 gene encoding spermatogenesis-associated protein 31E1-like, giving the protein MENILFALRSISAGWLSSSLPSWTTQTIFCFLCGLSFFLLLIFGFQTDPTSSAPRRKRRSSRKQVAPRRRSTRGKKSELLKAYRNCLQELEGVRDLVSLLQSHLGRLSDQGGLHQLLGQEAPGAAGKAAPAGAHQPRGEPARDAAPARAPTASPAPLASTLSPTPTTSSVSVRSNSSLSAPWPPESCLPLGGFSPQPLALSPSPPRLPSPEASPPPRPDSTLAVPQCNSMALPLDAVPRSPSPHTPWVASAIPAISGLGLSSCPISALSWWQAAAKAWRPSTSTRLESWQEPHSHRHPEASLWGGPGNREAEAGVLSFIGPDVQKLLEILITKRTELRFWKEKEKKEESDYRVSSLGSTFTSPRGGRDAVGYRSFRSMKGEPQQLLGPEQPPYPKISGDNLRLKCSQLFWGLPILHSESLVATVSVTGPPLESPSVVFNELSRALPSQIQAGVASRLSLEQPFSHPVAEPQALTPSLSQSQPLPPAQVEAQAHLAPSVPAGPPSLPPHMAGEASEPPVQNNMPSFIPNAIQNLECHFLKKQLERNRTLPSVVKRSQEVFSQVLPDFPQDSPASQAHGPVSVLPFPSGDLTSPEPQNLLEPHLGKRSTKQQGGGPHKIQPSVELAQPQGEPPKVPQAQSGSLQVAQETGSRGPGLTTPGENLGKDAGPSVGRGQRDLHGSLIGSSSKVSAVNSEGSHTDLMKTGGPGQNHPEQLLRAHLGRKLGQITEGQIPVSVHDSRLAASHVPDPPGKPSAHRETGNPAFSKHPEPCVNTPHNFSTLSPYTQQMLEAHIIRFRVRHRWGLPLKVLKPLNFFKLQKSSIFPPPSTPCSATCLPKAGAEAKFLEKPPEPHQGEKVLTEEPVLTLGSPLLDPQPAREEIQWALGESPPGDGPRPSGAPVAGREAGLRPQTPSCSFVGRIWHSKTGAGDPQNSSLEASPARATDEPRRGSGGRTSRDPCGRVSVLELSFESRSSSAQRAKELGEGEEAPAWGDTLEPGVLANNQSVKPDVRRSGSSGSSQGPSTPPASVARTQEEVEAQLEGFELQGSVEPEEPQGPGRGVLLQDFETGVLLQDCATDDLLQDCHSDVFLAADVLASHRSPSGCQSESSTDTSTSWTSSHFVLHAQNSRGQPDPLRRWGLRSPQSKASVHADRREAYRRLSPGGREKWLAELKSFQASVMSHPAQDEDSAETPRSRFAQLLPKKEDAAPEGHLRKSVRHLLQWIFPSKGKGPEDPGHRGQPAAATAQRQGPVSGTSVEDSKSAGAQVLMTAVGRILEENLVPRQGLRASEVNWHQREPQALAGTRVCYHRVLSYQEQRRVMRETACHLQATPDGPGCPNENRWCRGREGRWAFVPRRLGSPDGPCHHGRMLARASGRPHRPHCPRHCLLQNYISSSHSVCASHAFLGRTPFLQERMHTVQRKMYFSQVSTSSMG; this is encoded by the exons atggagaataTTCTCTTCGCTCTGAGAAGCATTAGCGCTGGTTGGCTGAGCTCCAGCCTCCCCTCCTGGACAACCCAGACCATCTTCTGCTTCCTGTGTGGACTGTCGTTCTTCCTCCTGTTGATCTTCGGCTTCCAGACTGATCCAACATCCTCAGCACCACGAAGGAAACGCAGAAGCAGCAGAAAG CAGGTGGCGCCACGGCGAAGGAGCACCAGAGGCAAGAAAAGCGAGCTCCTGAAAG CTTACAGAAACTGCCTGCAGGAGCTGGAAGGGGTTCGGGACCTGGTTTCCCTTCTGCAGAG CCACTTGGGGCGGCTCTCTGACCAGGGAGGCCTTCATCAGCTCTTGGGGCAAGAAGCCCCTGGGGCCGCGGGCAAAGCAGCACCTGCCGGAGCCCATCAGCCCCGCGGGGAGCCCGCGAGAGATGCCGCCCCCGCCAGGGCCCCGACGGCGTCCCCCGCTCCTCTGGCCTCCACGCTGTCACCAACCCCAACGACCTCCTCGGTGTCTGTTCGTTCGAACTCCTCCCTGAGTGCTCCTTGGCCACCAGAGTCTTGCCTTCCCCTGGGTGGCTTTTCACCCCAGCCCCttgctctttccccttccccgCCCCGTCTCCCTTCTCCGGAGGCCAGCCCTCCACCTCGGCCAGACTCTACTTTAGCTGTCCCTCAGTGCAATTCCATGGCACTCCCGCTGGACGCCGTCCCACGGAGCCCGTCTCCACACACGCCCTGGGTTGCCTCTGCCATCCCAGCTATCTCAGGCCTGGGCCTCTCAAGCTGTCCCATTTCGGCCCTGTCCTGGTGGCAGGCAGCCGCCAAAGCCTGGCGCCCCTCCACCTCAACACGCTTGGAATCCTGGCAAGAGCCTCATTCCCACCGGCACCCGGAGGCCTCGCTCTGGGGAGGCCCCGGGAACAGAGAGGCGGAGGCCGGTGTCCTCTCTTTCATCGGTCCTGATGTCCAGAAGCTGCTGGAGATCCTCATCACCAAGAGAACAGAGCTGAGGTtttggaaggagaaggaaaagaaggaagagtcaGACTACCGCGTGAGCTCTCTGGGGAGCACGTTCACGTCACCGCGGGGCGGGCGGGACGCCGTGGGTTACCGATCCTTCCGGAGCATGAAAGGCGAGCCACAACAGCTGCTCGGCCCCGAGCAGCCTCCATATCCCAAGATTTCGGGGGACAACTTACGGCTGAAATGCAGCCAGCTCTTCTGGGGTCTCCCCATTCTGCACAGTGAGTCCCTGGTGGCCACTGTCAGCGTGACTGGTCCCCCACTGGAGTCACCCTCTGTCGTTTTCAATGAACTCTCTCGTGCCTTACCATCCCAAATTCAGGCTGGCGTAGCTTCTCGTCTGTCACTGGAGCAGCCCTTCTCTCACCCTGTGGCTGAGCCCCAAGCCTTGACCCCAAGTTTGTCCCagtcccagcccctgcctccggCTCAGGTCGAGGCCCAGGCCCACCTTGCACCCTCTGTCCCAGCGGGGCCACCTTCTCTCCCACCTCACATGGCCGGTGAGGCATCGGAGCCTCCCGTCCAGAATAACATGCCATCATTCATCCCAAATGCAATTCAAAACCTGGAGTGTCACTTTTTGAAGAAGCAACTAGAAAGGAACAGGACTCTACCCTCTGTGGTGAAACGATCTCAGGAAGTCTTCAGCCAGGTCCTTCCCGACTTCCCCCAGGACAGCCCGGCCTCCCAGGCCCACGGGCCAGTCTCcgtcctccccttcccctccggGGACTTGACCAGCCCCGAGCCCCAGAACCTTCTGGAACCACATCTTGGAAAGAGGTCCACGAAGCAGCAAGGTGGCGGGCCCCACAAGATCCAACCATCCGTGGAGCTGGCCCAGCCTCAGGGCGAGCCCCCGAAGGTGCCACAGGCACAGAGCGGAAGCCTCCAGGTTGCCCAGGAGACCGGGTCGAGGGGCCCAGGGCTGACCACACCAGGAGAAAACCTGGGCAAGGATGCAGGGCCTAGtgtggggaggggccagagagatCTACACGGGAGCCTGATCGGCTCTTCATCGAAGGTTTCAGCAGTAAACTCTGAGGGATCACACACAGACTTGATGAAGACGGGCGGCCCAGGCCAGAATCATCCAGAACAGCTCCTGAGAGCCCATTTGGGCAGGAAACTGGGGCAGATCACAGAGGGCCAGATCCCTGTGAGTGTTCATGATTCCAGGCTTGCTGCCAGCCATGTCCCGGACCCTCCTGGAAAGCCAAGCGCTCACAGGGAAACTGGAAATCCCGCATTTTCCAAGCACCCGGAGCCCTGCGTGAACACCCCCCACAATTTCTCCACGCTCAGTCCATACACTCAGCAGATGCTGGAAGCACATATCATAAGGTTTCGGGTGAGGCACAGATGGGGCCTGCCCCTCAAGGTCCTCAAGCCTCTAAATTTCTTTAAGCTGCAAAAGAGCTCAATCTTTCCACCACCGTCCACTCCCTGCTCGGCCACCTGTCTACCTAAGGCCGGGGCGGAAGCCAAGTTCTTGGAAAAACCTCCTGAGCCCCATCAAGGAGAGAAGGTCCTAACGGAAGAGCCCGTTCTCACTCTGGGGAGTCCCCTCCTTGACCCCCAACCTGCACGTGAGGAAATCCAGTGGGCCCTGGGTGAGTCTCCACCCGGTGACGGCCCTCGGCCCTCGGGGGCCCCTGTGGCTGGACGGGAGGCCGGGCTACGTCCTCAGACACCCTCATGCAGCTTCGTGGGCAGAATCTGGCACAGCAAGACTGGCGCGGGGGATCCTCAGAACAGCAGCCTGGAGGCAAGTCCAGCAAGGGCCACAGATGAGCCAAGGAGAGGGAGCGGGGGTCGGACCTCGCGGGACCCCTGCGGCCGCGTGTCGGTACTTGAGCTCAGCTTCGAATCCCGGTCCTCGAGCGCCCAACGGGCcaaggagctgggggagggcgAGGAGGCCCCTGCCTGGGGAGACACCTTGGAACCCGGTGTGCTGGCCAACAATCAAAGCGTCAAACCAGACGTGAGAAGATCAGGGTCATCCGGGAGCAGTCAAGGCCCCTCCACACCTCCAGCGTCGGTGGCTCGAACCCAGGAAGAGGTTGAGGCACAGCTTGAAGGGTTCGAGCTCCAGGGATCGGTCGAGCCGGAGGAGCCTCAGGGCCCTGGCCGCGGTGTGCTCCTGCAAGACTTTGAAACTGGCGTGCTCCTGCAAGACTGTGCCACCGATGACCTTCTTCAAGACTGTCACTCTGATGTGTTCCTTGCGGCGGACGTCTTGGCCTCTCACAGATCTCCGTCCGGCTGCCAGAGTGAGTCCAGTACAGACACGTCAACTTCCTGGACGTCCTCTCACTTCGTCTTGCATGCACAGAACAGCCGGGGGCAGCCAGACCCACTGAGACGGTGGGGCCTCCGTAGCCCCCAGAGCAAGGCATCCGTCCACGCTGACAGGAGAGAGGCCTACAGGAGGCTCAGCCCAGGAGGGCGTGAGAAATGGCTGGCAGAGCTGAAGTCCTTCCAGGCCAGTGTGATGAGCCACCCTGCCCAGGACGAGGACTCGGCAGAGACCCCAAGAAGCAGGTTCGCTCAGCTCCTGCCCAAGAAGGAGGACGCTGCTCCAGAAGGCCACTTGAGAAAAAGCGTGAGGCACCTCCTGCAGTGGATTTTTCCCAGTAAAGGCAAAGGACCGGAAGATCCCGGGCACAGGGGCCAGCCTGCAGCAGCCACCGCCCAGAGGCAGGGCCCCGTCTCGGGCACATCGGTTGAGGACAGCAAGTCTGCCGGGGCTCAGGTGCTCATGACGGCCGTGGGTCGCATCCTAGAGGAGAACCTGGTGCCTCGCCAAGGACTTAGAGCCTCGGAGGTCAACTGGCACCAAAGGGAACCCCAGGCGCTGGCAGGCACCCGTGTCTGCTACCACAGGGTCCTCTCCTACCAAGAGCAGAGGAGAGTGATGAGAGAGACCGCCTGCCACCTGCAGGCCACCCCCGACGGCCCCGGCTGTCCTAACGAGAACCGGTGGTGTAGAGGCAGAGAAGGCAGGTGGGCCTTCGTACCCAGGAGGCTGGGGTCCCCAGACGGACCCTGCCACCACGGGCGGATGCTGGCCAGAGCCTCGGGCCGCCCTCACCGCCCCCACTGCCCCAGGCACTGCCTCCTTCAAAACTACATCTCCTCCAGTCATTCCGTGTGTGCTTCTCATGCCTTTCTTGGGAGGACACCTTTTCTCCAAGAAAGGATGCATACAGtacagagaaaaatgtatttttctcaggTTAGCACATCCTCTATGGGCTAA